The following DNA comes from Triticum aestivum cultivar Chinese Spring chromosome 3D, IWGSC CS RefSeq v2.1, whole genome shotgun sequence.
GCGGAGGCGGTGGTACGTCGTGCTGGCCGAGAACACCACCGGAGCGGGCGTCACCGGCGGCGGCGAGATCAACGGCCAGGGCGGCGCCTTCGTGGTCACGCCCAGCGACCAGAAGAACGTCATGGTGAGCTGGAACGCCACGGGGCACTGCCGGGGCGACGAGTGCCGCCCCCGGCTCGTCGGCTTCGTCGACTCCAAGGACGTCACGATCCACGACATCACCCTGAACCAGCCGGCCTACTGGTGGTGAGCGCTTCTTCTTCCCCCCTCACTTGCTATCACTGGCTTGTTACCGAGACAATGAGACGAGTCTCCAATATGCTTGCATTCTCTGCAGCCTGCATCTTGTGAGGTGTGATCACTCGGTCATACGCAACGTCTCCATATACGGGGATTTTGACACCCCTAACAACGACGGGATCGACATCGAGGGTTCAAACAACACGATCATCACCAACTGCAGCATAGACACCGGAGACGACGCGATCTGCCCCAAGTCTCTTACGGGCCCTGTTCACAACTTGACAGTGACAAACTGCCGGATCCGCACTAAGTCTAGTGCTATCAAATTTGGAAGTGCAAGCAACTTCAACTTTGAGAGGCTGCTCTTTGACAACATAACCATAGTCGATTCGCATCGAGGACTTGGAATGCAGATCCGTGATGGAGGTAACGACTTTTTTCTTTTCTTGCAGCACTATCAGGTGGCATCTTATTCAAGGAAGCTGCTATTTTGACTGCAACTTTGTGGCGTTCAGCTATTTGCATTAAGTATGCGTAATTTTGCAGGGAACGTCAGTAATGTGGTGTTTTCAAACATCAAAATGCGCACTAGGTACTACCATCCTTCATGGTGGGGGAGAGCTGAACCGATCTACATCACCACCTGTCCAAGGCACCCTGGTTCCAAAGAAGGCACCATTTCAGATGTTTCCTTCATCAACATCTCATCGGTATCGGAAAATGGTGTTTTCCTGGCTGGGTCGAGGCACAGCCTGCTTCGCAACTTGAAGTTCAAGAACGTTGATTTGACCTACAGGAGATGGACAAACTACACCGGGGGCCTGTATGACTACAGGCCCGGATGCCAGGAGCTGGTAAAGCACAAGACTGGCGGTATGATGCTGGAGCAAATCTCCGGCTTGGAGATCGATAATGTCAGGATGAGATGGTCGAGAGGAAGCCTCCAAGGGTGGGATGTTAATCCACTCCTCTTCCGGCCATCAACTATTGACAGGCTGTCATTCCATGATTGGCAGTCCCTGAATGTTCAATAGCAGACCGCCTGAATCTCAATCGTATGTATCTGTAAACATGGTTTACACTTTCAGTGCAATTTCACCGAAATTTCGGAAATTTCATTAATGTTGGCACATACTGAAATATTTGCCCCCGGTCAAAATATTTCAGCAATTTTACAGTGGTGTACATAAATTAaaatcattttttgattttttttcttaaaTTTGGTTGGTCTCAATCAAATGCAGGTGGGAATTTCAGTCCTTTGGCCGAAAACGAAAACGGGAATCACTTAAATATTCCTGAAACTGATTCAGTAAGATGATTTAATGCTTACTATAATAAGGAATGATACCGGGTGAAATAATGAAGGGAAATAAGAAATAAAAAGCTGACAGAAATGGATTCGAAACCATGACCTCAAGTGTGAAGTCCTTGCAACACGCCAAGCTAGTTCATGTACAAGAGTTAGAGCAATATATGGCATACCTATTTACCTCTTCTGGCGATTTTCCATTTCATTTTCACCTGCAAAAaaagattttatttttatttttacataTGACGCACCTATGGGTCTGCGAaagtttcctttttattttttcagtTCATATTCATTTTGATATTTTTCCCATTTGAAAAAACGAAATCTAAGAAAAATTACAACTGCCATAAGATTTAAAGAAAGTGTTaatgcatttgaaaaaaatgttcaacatgtttttggaaaaaTGTTTCACGTGTATTAAAATATTGTAAACgtgttcatgaattttttattatCATGCATTACAAAAATTGGCAACGCGTATTTCGGAAATGGTCATCGTCTTGTTGGGATATCCTTCTCATGTGGGTTGTGAGGAGATGGTCATTTGAAGCCTTTTAGGCAGCCCAATGAGGTGCAGAAGCCTACTACCCATTAGGgttatgacctagggtcatttGGACTTTGCACGTGAGTAGATGAGGATGCTTTTACCCTCCATCCAGCAGCCACCACCAAGTGGGACGAAAAATCAGTTCCTCcaagggagaaaaagagagaaaaccaagagagaaagggaagaagaggaagattgaagGAAGAATCAAAGGGGGCTCCTCCCCAAGGTTGTGATGGTCCAGATCCACTGCCTTGTTCCTTCAAGCTCCAGTTCCATCATCTTTGGTGAGATTGTTCCAATCCCTAGCTCTTGAGCCCCAAATCTTGTTGTGTTCATCCAAGATTCGGAAATCTTGATTTATGAGAGCCTCTAGTGCTATGTAGAAAAGAACTTGTTGTATCCCACATTTGATAATAGTGGAAGAGGATTTTGGGTGGCTTCGGCCCGTGTTTTTTTCCACGTAAAAATCGGGTGTCTCTGTGTTGATGCTTGCTGCTGTCCAAAAAGTTACTCCTACCACAAGACACTTGTATGAGGAGCATCTTGTCTGTTGAGTAACATATTTTACCTCCATATATGTTGTTGCATATGTTTCCTTCCGAACTAAGCAACGACCCTTGAGTTAGTACATGATGTGGTGCTGAGATTACTTTATTTTCGTTCCAGTTTTCAGTTAACCACAAGTGCATTTGTGTGCTAATCCCCAACGGAGTGACATCAGAGCCTTGGCTGCTTAGAAGGTTGCTAATCCCGGTTCCTGATTGTTGCTGGAAGTGCTGCTCACAATGGCTTTAGAAAAAAGCGCTATTACAAGTGGCATGATAAAACTTGATTCTTTCAATTACTCATTATGGAAGCCCATGATGGAAGACATCCTTTATTGCAAGGATTTTTATGAGCCAATTGTGAAAGACAAGTTACCCACCAGTGTCATGGAAGAAGAATGGAGAGTGTTGCACAGAAAGGCAGTAAGTATGATTCGGTTGTACATCAAGCACAATACATTCCACCATATTGCAAATGATACAAATGCGTATGAGATGTGGCAGAAGTCGGAGTCTATGTATGAGAGGAAGACATCAATGAACAAGGCCTCGACGACCAAAAGACTAGCAAAGCTTGAGTACCGAGATGGCACAAGTGTGATTAAGCACTTGAATATCTTCCAGTGCCATATAAATCAACTTTCAGCCATGAAGATAAATTTTGAGGATGAGGTGCAAGTATTGTTGCTGCTGAGTTCCATGCTTGATAGTTGGAATACGCTTGTTGTGTCGCTTATTAATTCAGCTCCGGATGGGAAGCTGACTTTGGAGATGGTGAAGAACAGTATACTGAatgaagaagccagaaagaaggaaaaaggtgatgcctcttcttcagatgCGTATGTGGCTGAAACCCATGGGAAGACTGAGAACCGTGGATGCAGCAATACAAGATTTCAGCAAGGCAGAAGCAAATCCATGGGGAGATCAAAGTCAAAACAGAGAAAAGATATTACTTGCTTTCATTGTGGCAATCTGGGACACATAAAGAGCGAATGTAGAAGTACAAAAGAGAGCTTGCAGAGGGGAAACTTGCAAAGAAAACCGAGCAAAAGGCTGAGAGAAGCTCAACCATGACTGCAACAGATGATGACCATCTAGTCATTGAAGATGAAGAATGGTATAGTGTTGTTCGTGATGACGCCATGAGTTGGGTTGTTGATTCAGGTGTGTGCTTCCACATTACATCACACAAGGAGTATTTTATATCTTACACCAACGGTGTTACTGGCCAAGTAAGGATGGAAAATAGTGGTTCATCAATAATTGTTGGCAAGGGTTCTATATGCATTGAAACAAACACAGCTTAAAGATTGGTGCTCGGCGATGTGAGGCATGTTCCCAACATAAGGCTGAATTTATTCTAAGTGGGCAAGCTTGATGATATCAAACATCCTAGTTATTTTGGTGAAGGAAAATGGAAGCTCACCAAAGGCTCCCTGATTGTGGCTCGAGGAAGTAGGCAAGGTAATCTCTATGTGACTAAAACCAAGCTGTGCAATGAGGTGTTGGACATTATTGAAAAAGACACTTCAGTTGAATTGTGGCCCAAGAGGCTTGGGCATATGAGTGAGAAGGGCATGCACACTCTTGCTCGCATGGATTACCTCCTTGAGTTGAAAGGGATATTCCTGAAACCATGTGCACATTGTTTTGCTGGCAAACAACATAGGGTTGCATTTTGTACACTCCCTCCACATCAtacaaaaaatgttcttgatattTTGCACACTGATGTTTGCTCCATCACTGAAAAACCCCATGGTGTAGCATTATACTTTGTGAGTTTTATCGATGACCATTCCAGAAAGGTTTTTGTGTATGTGCTGAAACACAAATACCAGACGCTTGAAGCCTTCAAGGAGTTccatgctaaagttgagagagaAACTAGAAGGAAATTGAAGTGCGTGAGATTAGAAAATGATGGTGAAACCGAGGTCCTTTTGAAAGGTATTGTAGGAAGTTTGGCATCGGGCTTGAGAAGAGTCCACCAAAGACACCTCGGCTCAATGGTCTTGCAGAGAGAATGAAAGGACACTCACAGAGAGGGTCATAGCTATGCTTTCTCATGCTCTTTTACCTAATTCTTTTTGGGCTGAAGCATTGATGAATGCTATGTATGTGGTTAACCTATCTCCCTCAGTTCCTTTTGCAGGTGATATTTCACAAGGAGTTTGGTCAGAGGAAGAGGTATCATACAAGCATTTGAAGGTCTTTGGTTGCAGGGCATTTGTACATGTTCTAATGGACGAGAGGTCCAAGCTTGATAGCAAGACAAAGTATATGCATCTACCTCGGCCAACCAAGTGAAGAGTTTGACTACAGGTTGTGGGATCCATCCAATAGGAAGATTTCGCGGAGCCGAGCTGTGTTGTTCATTGAAGATGAAACAATAAAAGATATTGAGAAACCAGAGAAGCCAACGACCAACTCACCTCAGGTTGACATGGACCCGATCCGTCCTTCTCTCGTGCATGACAATCATGGGGGAGATGATGACATTGGGGACAGTGAAGATGCAACTGATCAAGGAAGTACAAGTCAAATTGATGAGCAGCCATCAAGTCATGATAATGATGAAGTTGGTAATGATGATGCCAACGAAAATCCACCTGATTCACCACCAGTGCAGCCAAAAAGGAGAAGTGAAAGAGGTCACATTCCTTCTTCTAAGTATCCAGCACATCAATATGTGTTGATGACTGATGCAGGTGAGCCCTCAGGAGGCAATGTCTGATGAGAACAAGAATGAATTGTCAGAGAAGCCATGCAGGATGAGATGAATTCCCTGTATGAGAATGATACTTTTGAGTTGGTGAATCTGCCAAAGGGCAAGAAAGCACTCAAGAACAAGTGGGTGTACAGAGTGAATACTGAAGAAAATACCTCACATCCAAGGTACAAGGCCAGATTGGTTGTGAAAGGTTTCAGTCAGAAAAAGGGTATCGATTATGATGAGATATTCTCTCCGGTGGTCAAGATGTCTTTGATCCGAGTTGTGCTTGGCATGGCTGTCACCATGGACTTGGAAATTGAACAACTTGATGTGAAGACTGCATTCTTGCATGATGAACTAGAGGATGAGATATACATGGAGATGGAGCAGCCAAAGGGGTTCATGGTTGCAGGCAAGGAGCACTTAGTTTGCAATAAGAGCTTGTGTGGCTTGAAACAAACTCCTCGGCAGTGGTACAAGAAGTTTGAGTTTTTTTATGACTAGGCTTGGTTACCATAAAGCACAATCAGATTTACTTGTTCCTCAAGCGAGTGAGTTTAAAATCCGACTGTTGGAAACGTGTCGGTTCACCATTGGCTGGGCCATAGACCCTTATTGGTCATTTACCCTCGGGATTactccggctataaatagccacccacACCAACCGAGATGGTTGGCTGCTAACTTTTCATGCAAATCGGTATGTGAAGATGTTGGATTGTATGTTTGTATGTTCATCTGATTTACATCTGGTGCTACTTAATTATGTAGCTAAGTCTTGCTCTCATGAACATCTCTTGATAGTTTACGTGTTTTTTATCTGAGTTTTGGCAATTCTCTTTCTTAGGGTCATATTCTACCTATCTTGACATGTTTTCTTTTAGGTGTAGTTGTCTATCATGGTCCAGCATTAACTTAGTTTTATTTTGATTGTAGTTTTCTTTCGTAGCCCCGCATCTGTTGAGATTTATTTCCATTGTGTTGTACTGAGAGTTATGTTTCGAAATAAATTTTAAATTTCCCATTCACCTCCTCTGTGGTCGATATACTCCGATCATACAAACATTGACAGTGATAATCTGTAGTTTGTTTGTAATTTGCATGTCCTAGTAGTTAAGTTGGCATGTCATAGTTTAAGTCATCAGTTTGCATGTACTACTTTAAGTTTGTAGTTGAACAATGTCACATTATATGAACTTTGAATGTGGTCCAAGTGGTTATGAAGTATTAAATATGGTCGAAGTGTTCAAATGTTCGTTTGAAAAGAAAATTGGTTTTGCTCATCTGGATCGAAAATCcatttctgcacccgagctcatctgcacccgcgctgacgaaaaaaatcaaaacaaatactggaaaaattcaaaaaaatccaaataaaatttgtgtggtagacaatttgatgtgTGAGGCCCACTCCAAATCTCAAGTCATTTGGACatatgagcagctctcagcaaaaaagacaaattgagattctgtaaaaatgtttactgttcatgtactgttttggaccgatttgtcttttttgctgagagctgctcatatgtccaaatgacttgaaatttggagcgggcctcacacatcaaattgtctaccacacaaattttatttggaattttttgaatttgttacgatttttttctaaccgggtgcagatgagcctgggcaccaaaACGCCCTACTCTGAATCGAAAATCCATTTCTGCACCCGAGCTCCATCTGGATGCCCTATTTTAGGACAACTGTTGGAGACGGTGCTTTGTCATGCCCAAAAATAATAATTCATGCCCCTTTTTTTACAACACCCTCTTTTTGTGCCCTGAAATAGGctagctattggagatgctctaatgctaTTTTTTGTTTTACTTTTAAATTCCTAAATGAATTAATAATCCAAAGTTATCATGTTCATCCGGATGAATTAACTCGGGATAATATTCCATGTCCCAAAGAGTTGTAGCTCAAACGGTTCACTGGTTTTTTCATGAGCGGCCCTTGTCTCGAGATATAGTTCCTCCACCCGGCCATCCATGATTTAAGGCGGCTCACATTTTCGTGTTGCAACACATGACCAAATTTTGCTAGTTTGTGCATAAGTATAGAATTTTTTCAACTGATAAGTGTCACACATGTGGCACGAAGCTGCTTCCGGCCTTGACGTTTTTTATAACTAAAGTTGTCATtcgaaaagaaaaacaaacaaaaaagaccTGAGACTTGCCATCCGAAAAGAAGTTGCCCCGCTTACAACTAAAGTTGATATCCTCACGtcactaaacttgccataaaaaacATTCGGAATTGCCATGGGTTCCTGTATCACTTATCGGGGTCTAGAATTTTCTCGCGAGAAGCCTAAAAGTAGAAAGATATTATACCAAAACGAACACCCATCGACATGTATGTATAAAGTAACAAAAAGGAAATATGCATGGAGTCGGTGGCGATTTCCTTGCGCGACGATCACCTCCTCCTATTCGGCTCCCTCCCTGTATATaaactagtagagtgcccgtgcgttgccacgggcttttgaaaATTTGTATCGGCTGCATGTAAAACTTTACATACATAGAAAGATAGGTAataacaaataaaaaaataattgAAATCTAATTCGCTTTCAATGTACTTCGATTAAAAAAATGTAATTCGACCATATACCTGATGCACAAAATAAAGAAGTTGGTACACAAACACTGAACTCTTTATTCTGCAATGCATTACAAATGATAATAACACTTGAATGCCTTTTTTTAATTCTTAAAATTGTTTGCCTCATGAAAGCATGTGCATTGTTATTATCTATTAATTAAAAACGACACATGAAGGATTTTTTTCCCTTTAAACAAATGTTCCAACCAGAAACTTCATTGCAATATGCAATTGGCTGGCAAACTATTACATAATATGGATTTAGGCGCTTCaaaccatacaatttaccatttagaAAGTAATACAGAAAAACACATGTTCTAGAACATGCTACTCCTACCTCTCTTGTGACAGGTAGACATATCAATCTTTGATAACATTTATTGTTTAAACTTTTATTGGCATTTATTTGTATTTTTATAATAATTTTTCAATTTTGTTTGAGTTATGTAACTTCATGTTTTGTGTATCGGCTCAAAAGGATTTTCACATAAAACTCAAAAGGAAATGTGTGTGTTGTAATAGGAGCTACGCCATAAAAGGGAAGCAAGCAACCCCTATTGAAACACCAACCAACTGGAGAGAAACCCTAATTAGACATACACTCATACATTAACATCAAATATAAGGGTGAAAGTGTGAatgacatatatttaggaacaaggGGAGTAGCTCACAACTCACAAGTTTACAACATATTTTCCCATCTATTAGCACAAAAGTCAAATAATGCACGGTAGGACTGAGGAGAAGGTATGTAATatgtgtgcgtgcgtgcatgcaagagagagagagagagagagagagagagaatcgacACCCCCAAATTGTCTCAGTATGTCTAGGCTATCCGAAAACCCATACAATATGTGAGAAGGAAATGGCAAATAAGGATAGAGTTATTAAGTTCATCACACTGTTTATTTGCTTACTGTAGAAATAAGGCAACATCCCCTGGAAAAAAGGCAATGAACCACTCGCTCATGCAATTTGCCacattttctaatgtagggaaatTATTCCACTTAGACATCCGTAGTTGAACGGACCAACCCCAACCCCCATCCCGCTAACTCACAACCCTCAGGCTTCTCACTAAATCCAGTAACTCGTGTTCTAAATGAGCCATTGATCGATGACCCGTTGCACCAATGGCGCAAGGGGCGAGAGTGAGGCAAGTATAGAAAGAGTAAACAAAAATATATTTAGGGGCAGATAGGAACACATGGATTATTCATGATACATAATGTTCTAAGAAGCTTATGATAGAATATTTACAATGCTATTAGGAAGGAAGGTAGATAAGGAGAGATACTTCTTATAGGCGTTATGAAGTGATGAACATTAGTTAGCGTGATTTGTGGATTAGAAGCCATGCTTCGTTTGAAAGAAATTAGCAGCAACAAAATTACAATAATTATGCCTCTATTTTTCATTCTGGACCAAAAGTCATTCAATGGTCTACCACATCTCAACATAGTTGTCATTCCTATCAACGGTTATTAAGAAAATACATAAGAGCTGATAATGCACCTCCTTGTGTAAATTGAAGAGATAAATGAGAATCCATGAGCTAAACATGAGTTAGAAAATCAGCTGACACAATCCTCAGCGTATGCCATTCTTCTCCACGTAACTGGGCCGCTGCAACAGAAACATGTACGACCAGATGTTGTGTAGCTGACCAGGTTATGAACGAAAGGCCATTCCTTCGTATCTTTGCAATGCCCCCTGAAAGTAGAGAATGAGAGTCAACATAGATCAAGATATTGTCAATTCATTACTCACTAATCGACAACATATGCTTGTCAAATTTGAGGCTCTAAAGCGGAAAAAAAAGGAGGGAGAAAATCCTGAACACACATGAAAAGAGGAACAAAAACAATAGGAAAAGCAGCCAAAGTATACCTTCAGCTTCAATCCAATGGTCTGATTGAGTTCGCAGCCAAATCCTTCGTACATCCTCATATGCAGCTATCTAAGGCAGTGAGTGGAGAACAAAGATTTAAATAGAGCACCAAAAAGGATGCAACCGTGAAATAACATGCACAACACAATTAAACAAATCATTTTGGACCTAGAACAGGAGAGGAATGGTGGAGCACATGACAAGAGGCGCAAGTAGAAATTACTGTGAATGATGATAAAAGCATGGTAACAAAAGAAAAGTTGGGGGAGATGGGGATTATACCACACGCACCATCCAGGAACAGCAGACCTTTTGAGACCTTGCATACAACGCCAATGAAACCAATGAGAAGATCAACTGCCCTTTACAAATGCTCTATAATCCAAAAACATTATCACAAGATGGACGAACTTGAAGTTGGTGGCATCGACGCCGGTGAAGCACAACAGGAAACAATGGCCATATCAACATGTCTAGTTAAAAGCACCAGACTTAATTATGCACATTATTTCTTGAAGCATCATATCCTTACAATTAATCTTCATATAGAGTTATTTTTTGTAGTCAGCCAGTTCTCAAATCTGCACCTCTCTTTTTGCATCTGTTTCTACTACCTCTTGATCGACCATCAACCAAAATAGTTAAAAAGACCAAGAAACACAATGGTCGGGTGGAACATATATATTCACCAAGTATATCCCCTCTTCTCAGACCACGACGACACAATGAGGTATCATCTGTTTCCTAATTAAACTGTAACCTGAAATCTGTGTGCATACGTGCATGGGCatatccatttattcttaataGGAAAATATGCCAAAATATTGGTCACTTTCTCTTTTGACCTGGAAAGACCGATCACTTGGCTAATATGCATGCATACACCTCTAATCTAAATAGAGGAACTGAAGAATTAGTCACTATGATTTTATTAACTATATAAATACATTCCAGTCAAGCCCCTTCTAGAAAATGACATGCTTATTAGTCACTATGATTTTCTTAAACATGCGCCGCCAAATATTGAAAGGTAGAATAATATCATCATCCTTTTAGTTCCCATCCATATGGAGCATAAAGATAGCAAAAATGTTCGTACAGTATGACTCATCCTTTTAGGTGTTTAGTAGGACCTATTTCGTATGTATCTCTCACTGTAGGTGGGCAATACATTCCCTTGGCCAGGTTAGGAATGTCCAAAATATTGTTTCCAATACGAAACATGAGTTACAGTTTAGTAGGACCAAGAAGGATTCAAGATTATAAAAGGAGCTGGGATACACATTCTTATTGAAGTTATCGGTTCAGATCTGTGTAGCTTTCAGGGGCCTACCAATCAATCCATATGTCCATCCCTACAATACTTTCAGGAAGGTACCACCCAATCCATTTGAGCATCTCCTTTTTCCATTAATAGAAGAGGAGCTAGCATACCTGCAGGTGGGCTGGTGATGGTGAGGTCGCCAGTAAGTAGACCTAGCTGCAGAGGACACCGCCTCCCCCACGCTGCTGGTGGAAAACCACCACGACATGAGCACTCTCGCCGGAGAGGCGCCCTCAATCTCCGCTGATGGCTGCCTTCCCTGATAGCTGAGGGATCTGCCGGCGAGGTCCTGACAACCGTTCAAAAGGAGCAAAAAAGCAAGTATTGATCTATTATTTCCCTCATAGAGCATTGTAAGCACGAGCAGATGTTCGCCAAGTGTGTTTTAAAATACACTGTAATTGCAAGCAAGTAAAATAACAACGGTGATGTATACTTGAATATAATTCTTCTGTGCTCTGAACAACAAAGCAAGCAAGGGGGAAAGGGTGTAAGCGCCTAGGCGCTAGGCCAGAACAGAACGCATTGCTTAAGCTTGCCTAGGCATGCGCTTAGGCAAGATATGTGCTAGTTAGTTGGAAAATACAAAGTTAACAATTAGAGTTTTTCCCTGGTCCTAAATAAAAGGACTCGAATGCCATGTGAATTGTGTAAAGCAGAGCAAAGAAGTAGAAAAGCAGAAAACACATAACTTCAGAAGAAGAAACTGAAGTAATGGACTGAGGTATATGTTTTAACCAAACACTATCATACTTTCAAATATTGTTCCTTATTTCAAGTATACAGAAGAACCAAGAGCAGCATGAATCACTTGCCCATAGAATCAAGTTTCTGcatcatagcatcaagaagctgtaTCATAGCATCGAGAAGCACTTACTGTTTAGTAAACTGTAATTTGGAAGGTTAAGTTGCTGCATCATAGCATCAAGAAGCACTTTTTGTTGGGATCTTAACTTTGTCCATCACGACAGACTGATTACACAAGAAAGACACTGTAAGCAAGTGTTGGAAGCTTTATAGTGTATGATTTGAGACGTTTATCCATCTATAATTTTCCCGTGACAAAAACAGTGTTGTTAAACAATGGTAATAATAGAATTTTGGAAGTCTGGCAATTACAATACAGTAAATGTCTATCCTGAAGTTAGAACTAAATAAAACCAGGTTTTGGAAGTGAATTTCACGGATAATTGTTC
Coding sequences within:
- the LOC123080013 gene encoding uncharacterized protein — encoded protein: MLPRPQDPLSPIYASQQHFSSSCGFSPDQATSLTFRTSPADPSAIREGSHQRRLRAPLRRECSCRGGFPPAAWGRRCPLQLGLLTGDLTITSPPAGSQKVCCSWMVRVIAAYEDVRRIWLRTQSDHWIEAEGGIAKIRRNGLSFITWSATQHLVVHVSVAAAQLRGEEWHTLRIVSADFLTHV
- the LOC123075099 gene encoding exopolygalacturonase, which translates into the protein MAASHLLLLLLLLAPVADSAPTRVFSVTDYGAAGDGFRYDTAAIQAAVNACGEAGGGRVLLPAPGDYLTATVHLRSRVVLEVAPGARLLGGTRQRDYPAERRRWYVVLAENTTGAGVTGGGEINGQGGAFVVTPSDQKNVMVSWNATGHCRGDECRPRLVGFVDSKDVTIHDITLNQPAYWCLHLVRCDHSVIRNVSIYGDFDTPNNDGIDIEGSNNTIITNCSIDTGDDAICPKSLTGPVHNLTVTNCRIRTKSSAIKFGSASNFNFERLLFDNITIVDSHRGLGMQIRDGGNVSNVVFSNIKMRTRYYHPSWWGRAEPIYITTCPRHPGSKEGTISDVSFINISSVSENGVFLAGSRHSLLRNLKFKNVDLTYRRWTNYTGGLYDYRPGCQELVKHKTGGMMLEQISGLEIDNVRMRWSRGSLQGWDVNPLLFRPSTIDRLSFHDWQSLNVQ